The genome window CGCTTACGCCTGCCGGGCTCCGATCAGTTCGTTGATTTTCTCTTCATCCAGTCCGACCACATAGCCTTGCTCCGTCTTCACGATCGGGCGCTTGATCAAAGTCGGCTCGGTCGACATCACCGCTGCCAGCTCCGCTTCGCCCATCGCTTTCAGCTCATCCTTGCGCTCTTTGTAGACGGGAGAGTTGGCCCGCAGCAGATCATGGACTTTCAGTTCCATAGCTGCTGCCAGATCCAGAATCTCTGCCGCGGTCAACATGTGCTCGACCAGATTGCGCTCCGTTACTTCCACTCCCGAGAGAACCTCTCTCGCCCGTTTGTTTTTGCTTCAGGTCGGGTGGTACATCATGATCGCGTTCATCTTGGCATTCACCTCATCAGCATTTCTTTATATCATAGCACAGAAAAATCCTTTAGAAAGAACTCCTGAAAGGACGTATAATCTAGCATTTATCCGAATAGACTGGGAGTATCACTGCGTCACAAGGGAGCGTGCGATCCATGAAGAAGCAGCAACAGGCATTCATCCTTCAATTTATTCAAGGCCTTATCGACGAAGCCGCTTTGCGCCACGCGCTGAAACAGCATCAATAAAAAAGCACATCGGGCCACCGCTCGATGTGCTTTCTCTTTCTACATATTAATTACTTCTTGATCAGGCCGATTTCTACCAGGCGCTCGTACAGGAAGTCGCCTGCGGTGATCGCCGGCCAGCGCTCCGGGTTGTCCGGGGTGATCGTGGACGGGATCGTCTCCAGCAG of Tumebacillus sp. BK434 contains these proteins:
- a CDS encoding ArsC/Spx/MgsR family protein, translating into MEVTERNLVEHMLTAAEILDLAAAMELKVHDLLRANSPVYKERKDELKAMGEAELAAVMSTEPTLIKRPIVKTEQGYVVGLDEEKINELIGARQA